Proteins encoded within one genomic window of Kibdelosporangium phytohabitans:
- a CDS encoding histone-like nucleoid-structuring protein Lsr2, producing MAQKVTVLLVDDLDGTESDDITTVSFSLDGVDYAIDLEPNNAAKLRNELDPYVTNGRRTGGRVKRGVSAKAAPSAVNREHTKAVRDWARQNGYELSDRGRIPANVIEAFEAAHDRGNARK from the coding sequence ATGGCACAGAAAGTAACCGTCCTGCTCGTCGACGACCTGGACGGGACCGAATCCGACGACATCACCACCGTGTCCTTCAGTCTGGACGGTGTGGACTACGCGATTGACCTGGAACCGAACAACGCCGCCAAGCTCCGCAACGAACTGGACCCGTACGTGACGAACGGCCGCCGGACCGGCGGACGCGTCAAACGCGGTGTGTCGGCGAAAGCCGCACCGTCGGCAGTCAACCGAGAGCACACCAAGGCGGTTCGGGACTGGGCCCGCCAGAATGGCTATGAGCTGTCCGACCGGGGCCGCATCCCAGCAAACGTGATCGAGGCGTTCGAGGCAGCTCATGACCGGGGCAATGCACGGAAATAG
- a CDS encoding DEAD/DEAH box helicase encodes MNGEVAQQGFNEVVRRLDTGELTPKDLRALLLVRLTGEAGGAVRQRVLDHVRARPYLAISILSVHSHLMKLPLAKVDVRLVVTRGGSAFQGHAVIDLEDGPLAGEGCIAASKPAARHAACLSLLDRLIGGGLTAAGSEPVSPEQAAPSVDPAALDDGGIGPASTWASMSPTAFLATLTEAAEHRDPDAHLVRHALARARAGLLDPKQLAVVLFRARSAAWDYVRQEGIRAATRITSMCSDLLNQYSSLTGVPTGEYVDGDGPAATKVASVSLIVDGQLRTFGPCRAVGKAAARHAVRLRAVAELAGLQPPDQWLDAAGTGDVWLAVTGVATAVSVLDTAQSRQWITSLRWREGKSDTGSPKAHVTCKHRGSTVSATAEGGNTKQARQSAAAALILVLNDRARTTITASPVTVPAPADHEQPLVQPEISRPTTPSPDTAPLGSYSSPAADPPTALVAPVVARTTGGPDYLTTRTALPGLDRDTVRAEMDRGTYIVFDTLAPAAEAGLLCALWDNSRPAGAEVTVQRTLVGQQGESFTFRCGRIGTGDAIALLAMPPQDEWSPSARVWARVVRLALSAIAQNGIRTALADTADRGTRYPTWRVGQLDTGQLQVVNDLATELESSPYVAGQWINGDNIRESIDLVRAVRGMIDAVADYLVTSSGHRYMHGPVPFTGAAYVTDADRIVTLQRWVDDADSDEPAEQQPSLQLTIKPPQPDSTVLETTLQLCRIPGSADTAVDADDVWWEGVVLTGFPHGPDLREHVRKRLRLAGRTVPSLEALGADPYPARCWISAEDAAALRGSAADILAEMGIEVSWDKEWADALAVEAVVGPALPTGPVTGRLGLGELFDRRWRITADGQILDPAELDRLRRAELPWIMRKNRWVLIDDVTRECLAQPTVTSIPRAQGMLGVLDGWVTIKGRVYACKPADGIAALIADLRTTDYTGAVRQVDAECSITLLPHQSRAVAWMIRMSLAGFGCLLADDMGLGKTISALAFHQSRRRAGANQPTLVVCLSGKLIKQWDTEIARHLGSPVTVFWDQERSLGGLTADTIVLTTYGTLQRSIDQLSAVHWGVVIADEAQRTKNGATGAAQWIRALPSVMRVALTGTPLENQPDELRTILDWCNPGLFGTPAEFKAQFVRPITDADNERHAEQARQRIHRVLRPFLLRRLKDDPALGLDLPGKHETTHVAHLADRQRGMLEALTADDVEQMERNPNSPVIGRLAKRVIHQQRKITNSPLQYDAVDLEEKGLEPCDLEPNAPKLTVLRRLVERVRGTDERVLVFTYYVYAAKMVNYYLNRLGYTSSLYIGDVGKTDREDRIEAFTNGNTQILVATVTTAGVGLDLSRANHVIHFERHWNPAIEAQANDRAYRIGQNRTVHIHYLVTRYSIEDRIAALLANKRDQSALYLPGGEFDFTKLTGTELVNLVKLRTS; translated from the coding sequence GTGAACGGCGAGGTCGCTCAACAAGGCTTCAACGAAGTGGTTCGGCGACTCGACACTGGTGAACTCACTCCGAAGGATCTGCGTGCCCTCTTGCTGGTGCGTCTGACCGGAGAGGCGGGTGGCGCGGTCCGGCAGCGCGTTTTGGATCATGTGCGTGCTCGCCCGTATCTCGCGATCAGCATCTTGTCCGTACATTCTCACTTGATGAAGCTGCCGCTGGCGAAGGTGGATGTTCGCCTTGTCGTTACACGGGGCGGATCGGCGTTCCAGGGACACGCAGTAATTGATCTCGAGGATGGCCCGCTCGCCGGTGAGGGGTGCATCGCAGCGTCCAAGCCTGCGGCCCGTCACGCCGCGTGCCTGAGCCTGCTTGACCGGTTGATCGGTGGCGGGCTGACAGCGGCCGGGTCAGAACCTGTTTCTCCTGAACAGGCTGCACCATCAGTGGATCCTGCCGCGCTGGACGATGGTGGCATCGGGCCTGCGAGCACGTGGGCGTCGATGAGTCCCACAGCGTTCCTGGCCACGCTGACCGAGGCCGCTGAACATCGCGATCCCGATGCACACCTGGTGCGCCATGCCCTGGCGCGGGCCCGCGCGGGCCTGTTGGATCCCAAGCAGCTGGCGGTCGTGTTGTTTCGAGCGCGCTCAGCAGCGTGGGACTACGTGCGGCAGGAGGGCATACGTGCGGCGACCAGGATCACCTCGATGTGCTCAGACCTGCTCAACCAGTACAGCTCACTGACTGGTGTGCCCACCGGCGAGTACGTCGACGGCGACGGACCAGCAGCAACGAAAGTGGCCTCGGTCAGCCTCATCGTGGACGGACAGCTGCGAACATTCGGCCCCTGCCGAGCAGTGGGGAAGGCAGCTGCCCGTCACGCGGTACGCCTGCGCGCGGTCGCCGAACTCGCCGGTCTGCAACCTCCCGACCAGTGGCTGGACGCAGCAGGAACGGGCGACGTGTGGCTGGCAGTGACCGGAGTGGCCACGGCGGTCTCGGTACTGGACACTGCCCAATCACGACAGTGGATCACTTCCCTGCGCTGGCGCGAAGGGAAAAGCGATACAGGATCACCCAAGGCGCACGTGACCTGCAAGCACCGCGGAAGTACGGTCAGTGCCACCGCGGAGGGCGGCAATACCAAACAAGCCCGCCAATCCGCGGCGGCGGCACTCATCCTCGTGCTGAATGACCGTGCGCGGACCACGATCACCGCATCACCGGTCACCGTGCCCGCACCGGCCGATCACGAACAGCCGCTCGTACAACCAGAGATCAGTCGCCCAACCACACCATCACCCGACACAGCGCCCCTGGGCTCATACTCCTCGCCTGCCGCCGATCCACCGACCGCCCTCGTCGCACCAGTCGTGGCCCGCACGACCGGCGGGCCCGACTACCTGACCACCAGGACAGCGCTGCCGGGCCTCGACCGTGACACGGTCCGAGCAGAGATGGACCGCGGGACGTACATCGTCTTCGACACGCTCGCCCCCGCCGCCGAGGCCGGACTGCTCTGCGCGCTGTGGGACAACTCACGGCCCGCCGGTGCCGAGGTGACGGTGCAGCGTACTCTCGTCGGTCAGCAGGGAGAGTCCTTCACGTTCCGATGCGGGCGCATCGGCACTGGCGATGCCATCGCACTGCTGGCCATGCCGCCGCAGGACGAGTGGAGTCCGTCCGCTCGTGTCTGGGCGCGCGTCGTGCGTCTGGCCTTGAGCGCAATCGCTCAGAACGGCATCAGAACTGCACTGGCCGACACAGCCGACCGAGGGACGCGGTACCCGACGTGGCGCGTCGGGCAGCTCGACACCGGCCAGCTGCAGGTGGTCAACGACCTCGCCACGGAACTGGAATCGTCGCCATACGTGGCCGGCCAATGGATCAACGGCGACAACATACGCGAATCGATTGATCTGGTCCGAGCCGTACGAGGGATGATCGACGCCGTCGCTGACTACCTGGTGACGTCCTCCGGCCATCGGTACATGCATGGTCCCGTCCCGTTCACCGGCGCCGCCTATGTGACCGACGCCGATCGCATCGTCACGCTACAGCGCTGGGTCGACGACGCCGATAGCGACGAACCCGCTGAGCAGCAGCCGTCGCTGCAGTTGACCATCAAGCCGCCGCAGCCAGACTCCACCGTGCTGGAGACGACCTTGCAGCTGTGCCGGATCCCGGGCAGCGCCGACACCGCGGTCGATGCCGACGACGTGTGGTGGGAGGGCGTGGTCCTGACCGGTTTCCCCCACGGACCGGACCTCCGAGAGCACGTGCGCAAACGTCTCCGGCTGGCTGGGCGCACGGTGCCGTCGCTCGAGGCTTTGGGCGCGGACCCCTATCCGGCTCGCTGCTGGATCAGCGCCGAGGATGCCGCAGCTCTGCGCGGTAGCGCGGCGGACATCCTCGCCGAGATGGGTATCGAGGTGAGCTGGGACAAGGAGTGGGCCGACGCGCTGGCGGTCGAGGCCGTGGTGGGGCCTGCGCTGCCCACCGGGCCGGTGACTGGCCGGCTGGGGCTGGGCGAGCTGTTCGATCGGCGCTGGCGCATCACCGCGGACGGCCAGATTCTGGATCCAGCCGAACTCGACCGGCTTCGACGGGCAGAGCTTCCGTGGATCATGCGGAAGAACCGCTGGGTCCTGATCGACGACGTGACCCGCGAGTGCTTGGCCCAGCCCACGGTGACCTCGATCCCGCGGGCACAGGGAATGCTCGGCGTGCTCGATGGCTGGGTGACGATCAAGGGACGCGTCTACGCCTGCAAACCCGCCGACGGAATCGCGGCCCTGATCGCTGACCTGCGCACCACCGACTACACCGGGGCTGTCCGGCAGGTGGACGCGGAATGCTCCATCACCCTGCTGCCGCACCAGTCCCGGGCCGTGGCGTGGATGATCCGGATGAGTCTGGCAGGGTTCGGGTGCCTGCTCGCCGACGATATGGGACTGGGCAAAACCATCAGCGCGCTGGCGTTCCACCAGTCACGACGACGAGCCGGAGCGAACCAGCCCACGCTGGTGGTCTGTCTCAGCGGCAAGTTGATCAAACAGTGGGACACTGAGATAGCCCGGCACCTCGGCTCACCGGTCACCGTGTTCTGGGACCAGGAACGCAGCCTAGGCGGGTTGACCGCGGACACGATCGTCCTGACCACCTACGGCACGCTCCAAAGAAGCATTGACCAGCTCAGCGCCGTCCACTGGGGCGTGGTGATCGCGGACGAGGCACAGCGGACCAAGAACGGCGCTACCGGGGCGGCGCAGTGGATCCGCGCGCTGCCCTCGGTCATGCGGGTAGCTCTGACCGGAACTCCCCTGGAGAACCAGCCCGATGAGCTGCGCACGATCCTGGACTGGTGCAATCCCGGATTGTTCGGGACGCCGGCCGAGTTCAAGGCCCAGTTCGTGCGGCCGATCACCGATGCCGACAACGAGCGTCATGCGGAGCAGGCACGTCAGCGGATCCACCGCGTCCTGCGACCGTTCCTGCTGCGCAGGCTGAAAGATGATCCCGCGCTGGGCTTGGACCTGCCAGGCAAACACGAAACCACGCATGTCGCGCACCTCGCTGATCGACAGCGCGGCATGCTGGAGGCGTTGACCGCGGACGATGTGGAACAAATGGAGCGCAATCCGAACAGCCCGGTCATCGGCAGGCTCGCCAAAAGAGTCATCCACCAGCAACGCAAGATCACCAACAGCCCCCTGCAGTACGACGCGGTCGATCTGGAGGAAAAGGGCCTGGAGCCGTGCGACCTGGAGCCCAACGCTCCGAAGCTGACCGTGCTGCGCCGCCTGGTTGAACGCGTGCGTGGCACCGACGAACGTGTGTTGGTGTTCACCTACTACGTGTATGCCGCCAAGATGGTCAACTACTACCTGAACAGACTGGGGTACACCAGCTCCCTGTATATCGGAGATGTCGGCAAAACCGACCGCGAAGACCGCATCGAGGCATTTACCAACGGCAATACGCAGATCCTGGTCGCGACCGTCACCACTGCGGGCGTCGGCCTGGACCTCAGCCGCGCCAACCACGTGATCCACTTCGAGCGACACTGGAACCCCGCCATCGAGGCGCAAGCGAACGACCGCGCCTACCGGATCGGCCAAAACCGAACCGTCCACATCCACTATCTGGTGACCCGCTACAGCATCGAGGACCGGATCGCCGCCCTGCTGGCCAACAAACGCGACCAGAGCGCGCTGTATCTGCCCGGCGGTGAGTTCGATTTCACCAAGCTCACCGGCACCGAACTCGTCAACCTCGTCAAACTGAGGACATCATGA
- a CDS encoding CHC2 zinc finger domain-containing protein: protein MAPPPPGSPESRDIVDLVGRYTSLVPAGPGAWRGTCPVCGSSAFRVRLFYGTFHCFGCGVAGDGDAFLAAVGLCS from the coding sequence ATGGCCCCACCTCCTCCGGGCTCGCCCGAATCGCGCGACATCGTCGACCTGGTGGGCCGATACACGTCGCTCGTGCCTGCCGGGCCGGGAGCGTGGCGCGGGACGTGTCCGGTGTGCGGCTCCAGTGCTTTCCGCGTGAGACTCTTCTACGGCACGTTCCACTGCTTTGGTTGTGGTGTGGCAGGGGACGGTGATGCCTTCCTCGCCGCTGTCGGGCTGTGCAGCTGA
- a CDS encoding FxLD family lanthipeptide, with product MDLDISIVASGPVVADLMRNTDDNCGTSCQSACSNSTCG from the coding sequence TTGGATCTCGATATCAGCATCGTCGCGTCCGGCCCGGTGGTGGCGGACCTGATGCGCAACACCGACGATAACTGCGGCACCAGTTGCCAGAGCGCCTGTTCCAACAGCACCTGCGGCTGA